A genomic window from Candidatus Bathyarchaeota archaeon includes:
- a CDS encoding S1 RNA-binding domain-containing protein, with translation MHKRKLVIAIPASVISDIPHLREKTLEIGLIGRAAAIFQVNEIVIYSDQEGGPNQKRDRGLIATLLAYMETPQYLRKRLFQLKPELKYAGILPPLRTPHHPLESQVNKLKKGEYREGVVVSVNNKGSFVDIGVENALLLPEQKLPVNRRVTVEIVQVGKTKKLALANPVNINQYWGYTVTTAKGSFGQLIKSRNYDLVVATSKMGVYFQKVADELSEKWNNSKKILVGFGAPSQGLQKIVAKEKLSLEQITDYNINTIPNQGTKTVRTEEAIYATLALLNILEK, from the coding sequence ATGCATAAACGAAAACTTGTAATTGCAATACCTGCTTCGGTAATTTCAGATATTCCCCATCTGCGAGAAAAAACCCTAGAAATTGGTTTAATCGGCAGGGCTGCAGCCATTTTCCAAGTAAATGAAATTGTAATTTATTCAGACCAAGAAGGGGGACCTAATCAAAAAAGGGATCGCGGCTTAATCGCTACTTTGTTGGCATACATGGAAACTCCGCAGTATCTGAGAAAAAGGTTGTTCCAACTAAAACCTGAACTAAAATATGCTGGAATTTTGCCTCCCTTACGTACTCCTCATCACCCTTTAGAAAGTCAAGTAAACAAACTCAAAAAAGGAGAATACCGGGAAGGGGTTGTGGTTTCTGTTAACAACAAGGGTTCTTTTGTTGATATCGGCGTTGAAAATGCACTTTTGCTTCCTGAACAAAAGCTTCCTGTTAACCGAAGGGTTACAGTAGAAATAGTGCAGGTTGGGAAAACCAAAAAATTAGCCCTAGCTAATCCTGTAAACATCAATCAATATTGGGGTTATACTGTAACAACAGCAAAAGGTTCCTTTGGTCAACTGATTAAGTCCCGTAACTACGATTTAGTGGTTGCTACATCTAAAATGGGCGTATACTTCCAGAAAGTTGCAGATGAGTTGTCTGAAAAATGGAATAACTCAAAGAAAATTTTAGTAGGTTTTGGGGCGCCTTCTCAGGGACTGCAAAAAATTGTTGCAAAAGAAAAACTAAGCCTAGAGCAAATAACGGATTACAACATTAACACGATTCCAAATCAGGGAACAAAAACAGTAAGAACCGAAGAGGCAATTTATGCTACTTTGGCTTTGCTGAACATATTGGAGAAATAA